A single window of Jiangella alkaliphila DNA harbors:
- a CDS encoding MerR family transcriptional regulator yields the protein MAVQDLMGRALAALSDLDGPLPIEVIHRLAGTDGDVQAPLTIAEASELLDVSPHTLRYYERAGLVDVGRDASGYRLYSAEAVRRLVFLTRMRLSGMAMRDLQHYVALVEAGDETVPERLDMLLEHRDTIRRQIRELTLSLAATEYKIATYGGHTGDDACDDN from the coding sequence ATGGCCGTCCAGGACCTCATGGGCCGGGCGCTGGCCGCCCTGTCCGACCTCGACGGGCCGCTGCCGATCGAGGTGATCCACCGGCTGGCCGGCACCGACGGCGACGTCCAGGCGCCCCTGACCATCGCCGAGGCGTCCGAACTGCTGGACGTCTCGCCGCACACGCTGCGGTACTACGAGCGGGCCGGTCTGGTCGACGTCGGCCGCGACGCCAGCGGCTACCGCCTCTACAGCGCCGAGGCGGTGCGCCGGCTGGTGTTCCTCACCCGCATGCGGCTGTCCGGCATGGCCATGCGCGACCTCCAGCACTACGTCGCGCTGGTCGAGGCCGGCGACGAGACGGTGCCCGAGCGGCTCGACATGCTGCTCGAGCACCGCGACACCATCCGCCGCCAGATCCGTGAGCTGACCCTGTCGCTCGCCGCCACCGAGTACAAGATCGCCACCTACGGCGGCCACACCGGCGACGACGCCTGCGACGACAACTGA
- a CDS encoding ROK family protein — protein sequence MTGSDSARRRASSAPESATVVSLRRTNRAHVLRQIVLAGQTTRATIARDTGLSLASATHLVSELIAEGLVIEAGSKASRGGRPITLIEPRPDGAYFIGADVGERGVAVELFDLTMTRVDREFRGGREPEAPEDIAHDLDDAIEALRERNPRAWRHLVGAGLGLPGIVETEADGRQVLYAQSLAWPPVGIADLVSHDLPVHAENGAKTQAKAEQWFGAARGVDYAVVVLLGRGVGLGIIAGGSLQYGSTSSAAEWGHLKIERNGRRCRCGARGCVEAYVGADAILSAWAAAGGRFEGTGWHALGALLDAAEAGDRAASGVVDDLVDTLGVALGGLVNLANPQRVVVGGWVGLRLMESLAGRIDDAVRANALARPGSQYELLPATFGGDTVAVGAAIMPLETIIHAPRVAD from the coding sequence ATGACCGGTTCCGACAGTGCCCGCCGCCGCGCGTCCTCGGCGCCCGAGTCGGCGACGGTGGTGTCGCTGCGCCGCACCAACCGGGCGCACGTGCTGCGGCAGATCGTGCTGGCCGGTCAGACCACCCGCGCGACCATCGCCCGCGACACCGGCCTGTCGCTGGCGTCGGCGACGCACCTGGTGTCCGAGCTGATCGCCGAGGGCCTGGTGATCGAGGCCGGCTCGAAGGCGTCGCGCGGCGGGCGGCCGATCACCTTGATCGAGCCGCGCCCCGACGGCGCGTACTTCATCGGCGCCGACGTCGGCGAGCGCGGCGTCGCCGTCGAGCTGTTCGACCTCACCATGACCCGCGTCGACCGGGAGTTCCGCGGCGGCCGCGAGCCGGAGGCACCCGAGGACATCGCACACGACCTCGACGACGCCATCGAGGCGCTGCGCGAGCGCAACCCGCGGGCCTGGCGGCACCTCGTCGGCGCCGGCCTGGGGCTGCCCGGCATCGTCGAGACCGAGGCCGACGGACGGCAGGTGCTCTACGCGCAGAGCCTCGCCTGGCCGCCGGTGGGCATCGCCGACCTCGTCTCGCACGACCTGCCGGTGCACGCCGAGAACGGCGCCAAGACCCAGGCCAAGGCCGAGCAGTGGTTCGGCGCCGCCCGCGGCGTCGACTACGCCGTCGTCGTGCTGCTCGGGCGCGGCGTCGGCCTCGGGATCATCGCCGGCGGGTCGCTGCAGTACGGCTCCACCAGCAGCGCCGCCGAGTGGGGCCACCTCAAGATCGAGCGCAACGGCCGCCGCTGCCGGTGCGGCGCCCGCGGCTGCGTCGAGGCCTACGTCGGCGCCGACGCGATCCTGTCCGCCTGGGCCGCGGCCGGTGGCCGGTTCGAGGGCACCGGCTGGCACGCGCTGGGGGCGCTCCTGGACGCGGCCGAGGCCGGCGACCGCGCGGCCTCCGGCGTCGTCGACGACCTCGTCGACACCCTCGGCGTGGCGTTGGGCGGCCTGGTCAACCTCGCCAACCCCCAGCGCGTCGTCGTCGGCGGCTGGGTCGGGCTTCGGCTGATGGAGTCGCTGGCCGGCCGCATCGACGACGCCGTCCGCGCCAACGCCCTGGCCCGGCCCGGCAGCCAGTACGAGCTGCTGCCCGCCACCTTCGGCGGCGACACCGTCGCCGTCGGTGCGGCGATCATGCCCCTGGAGACGATCATCCACGCCCCCCGCGTCGCTGATTAG
- a CDS encoding glycoside hydrolase family 5 protein — MTIGHATTRTVPARPADFSGVVRARDAALVDGTGRELLLRGVGLGNWLLPEGYMWGFGPGAESPREIEALVERLAGPSAAADFWGRFRDVFVAEADIARIAASGFDHVRLPINARVLQTADGEPIEAGYELIDRLLRWCRAHRLWVLLDLHGAPGGQTGTNIDDSPRGLPELFMDDRYRRNTLRLWRDLASRYAGDTTVLGYDLLNEPLPNEWQHTYRDDLVRLYRDLTAEIRAVDADHLIVYEGSHWATNWEIFTEVWDENSLLQFHKYWSAPDRPSIAAFLETRDRLGLPIYMGEGGENTADWLYTAHRLYEAHGIGWNFWPWKKLATPTSPASVRPPDGWDRVVASVSTAAPLLGRAAAGAVLDQLIEAMRLENCDWRPEIVAALTGESPASIPAWGFGFRGPGASYRAGGRSLDGLRADDTVTLRFDVPADDPGNPFRHPGGRTRTDGDGIVVDLEPGEWVEYELGETTDLRGVRVVGPDGRAAPVVCEPTARGVRVVATARATLARVVLGDADGSSTVDAP, encoded by the coding sequence GTGACCATCGGCCACGCCACCACCCGTACCGTTCCGGCCCGCCCGGCCGACTTCTCCGGCGTCGTGCGGGCGCGCGACGCCGCACTCGTCGACGGGACCGGACGGGAGCTGCTGCTGCGCGGCGTCGGGCTGGGCAACTGGCTGCTGCCCGAGGGGTACATGTGGGGGTTCGGGCCCGGCGCCGAGTCGCCGCGCGAGATCGAGGCGCTGGTCGAGCGGCTGGCCGGACCGTCGGCCGCCGCCGACTTCTGGGGCCGGTTCCGCGACGTGTTCGTCGCCGAGGCCGACATCGCCCGCATCGCCGCCAGCGGGTTCGACCACGTCCGGCTGCCGATCAACGCGCGGGTGCTCCAAACCGCGGACGGCGAGCCGATCGAGGCCGGGTACGAGCTGATCGACCGGCTGCTGCGGTGGTGCCGGGCGCACCGGCTGTGGGTGCTGCTGGACCTGCACGGGGCACCTGGCGGGCAGACCGGCACCAACATCGACGACTCGCCGCGCGGCCTGCCCGAGCTGTTCATGGACGACCGGTACCGGCGCAACACGCTGCGGCTCTGGCGCGACCTCGCGTCGCGGTACGCCGGCGACACGACGGTGCTCGGCTACGACCTGCTGAACGAGCCGCTGCCGAACGAGTGGCAGCACACCTACCGCGACGACCTCGTCCGGCTGTACCGCGACCTCACCGCCGAGATCCGCGCCGTCGACGCCGACCACCTCATCGTCTACGAGGGCTCGCACTGGGCGACGAACTGGGAGATCTTCACCGAGGTGTGGGACGAGAACTCGCTGCTGCAGTTCCACAAGTACTGGTCCGCGCCCGACCGTCCCAGCATCGCCGCGTTCCTCGAGACGCGCGACCGGCTCGGCCTGCCGATCTACATGGGCGAGGGCGGCGAGAACACGGCCGACTGGCTCTACACCGCGCACCGGCTCTACGAGGCGCACGGCATCGGCTGGAACTTCTGGCCGTGGAAGAAGCTCGCCACGCCGACGTCGCCGGCCTCGGTGCGGCCGCCGGACGGCTGGGACCGGGTCGTGGCGAGCGTGTCGACGGCCGCGCCGCTGCTCGGGCGGGCGGCGGCGGGCGCCGTGCTCGACCAGCTGATCGAGGCGATGCGGCTGGAGAACTGCGACTGGCGGCCGGAGATCGTCGCGGCGCTCACCGGCGAGTCGCCGGCGTCGATCCCGGCGTGGGGGTTCGGCTTCCGCGGCCCCGGCGCGTCGTACCGCGCCGGCGGGCGGTCGCTCGACGGCCTGCGCGCCGACGACACCGTGACGCTGCGCTTCGACGTCCCCGCCGACGATCCGGGCAACCCGTTCCGGCACCCCGGCGGCCGGACCCGCACCGACGGCGACGGCATCGTCGTCGACCTCGAGCCGGGGGAATGGGTGGAGTACGAGCTCGGCGAGACGACCGACCTTCGCGGGGTCCGGGTCGTCGGGCCGGACGGCCGGGCCGCGCCGGTCGTGTGCGAGCCGACGGCGCGTGGCGTGCGAGTGGTCGCGACGGCGCGGGCGACGCTGGCCCGCGTCGTGCTCGGCGACGCCGACGGCTCCAGTACGGTGGACGCGCCATGA
- a CDS encoding carbohydrate ABC transporter permease codes for MRRTDRRTGVTVAVVLAAGAVLTAFPLFWMLSGSFKPQREAIDFPPSLLPRDPTFDSYTQLFTELEFGRYLVNTIVVVLIGGVGVLLMAMAGYAFAKFRFRGQRWLFFLVLATLMIPVQVTMIPTFLVINGLELTNTLVGIALPTLVSGFGIFLFRQFMTTIPGELLEAARLDGAGELRTFWSVVLPMSKPILAVQAVLAFIAGWNSFLWPLIIATDQDSYTLSVGLALLNQQLSVDPGLQMAAASLMVVPVLVVFVFCQRYIVQGFALSGLK; via the coding sequence ATGCGGAGAACTGATCGGCGGACGGGGGTCACGGTCGCGGTGGTGCTCGCCGCGGGCGCCGTCCTCACCGCGTTCCCGCTGTTCTGGATGCTCAGCGGCTCGTTCAAGCCGCAGCGCGAGGCGATCGACTTCCCGCCGTCGCTGCTGCCGCGCGACCCGACGTTCGACTCCTACACCCAGCTGTTCACCGAGCTGGAGTTCGGCCGCTACCTCGTCAACACCATCGTCGTGGTGCTGATCGGCGGCGTCGGCGTGCTGCTCATGGCGATGGCCGGCTACGCGTTCGCGAAGTTCCGGTTCCGCGGCCAGCGGTGGCTGTTCTTCCTGGTGCTGGCGACGCTGATGATCCCGGTGCAGGTGACGATGATCCCGACGTTCCTCGTCATCAACGGCCTGGAGCTGACCAACACCCTCGTCGGCATCGCGCTGCCGACGCTGGTGAGCGGGTTCGGCATCTTCCTGTTCCGCCAGTTCATGACCACGATCCCGGGGGAGCTGCTGGAGGCGGCGCGGCTCGACGGCGCGGGCGAGCTCCGCACGTTCTGGTCCGTCGTGCTGCCGATGTCCAAGCCGATCCTGGCCGTGCAGGCCGTCCTCGCCTTCATCGCCGGCTGGAACAGCTTCCTCTGGCCGCTGATCATCGCGACCGACCAGGACTCCTACACGCTCTCGGTCGGTCTGGCGCTGCTCAACCAGCAGCTCTCCGTCGACCCGGGGCTGCAGATGGCGGCGGCCTCGCTGATGGTCGTCCCCGTCCTGGTCGTCTTCGTGTTCTGCCAGCGCTACATCGTCCAGGGCTTCGCCCTGTCCGGCCTCAAGTAA
- a CDS encoding carbohydrate ABC transporter permease: MVLLLTFGVLPIAVAAVVSLTDMDISGLADWGNVGFVGLDNYGQLFDDPDFRNALVNTGIFVVLGVPAIVVLSLAVALMLARGDGRFVRALRAFYFVPAVTGIVAISLVWGYLYNTQFGLFNWLLSLVGVEPVQWLSDPELAKFSVALVAVWRGTGLNIIIFLAALQGIPRVYHEAAAIDGAGEWRTIRSITIPLLRFAIFFVTVTTTIAWLQFFDEPFVLTDGGPLGATTSASIFLYQEGFQQNRFGYASAGSLVLFVLIAAVTVVQLRLRRSDAEN, encoded by the coding sequence ATGGTGCTGCTCCTGACGTTCGGCGTGCTGCCGATCGCCGTCGCCGCCGTGGTCAGCCTCACCGACATGGACATCTCCGGGCTGGCCGACTGGGGCAACGTCGGGTTCGTCGGGCTGGACAACTACGGGCAGCTGTTCGACGACCCGGACTTCCGGAACGCGCTGGTCAACACCGGCATCTTCGTGGTGCTGGGTGTCCCCGCGATCGTCGTGCTGTCGCTGGCCGTCGCGCTGATGCTGGCCCGCGGTGACGGGCGGTTCGTGCGCGCGCTGCGGGCGTTCTACTTCGTGCCCGCGGTGACCGGCATCGTCGCGATCTCGCTGGTGTGGGGGTATCTCTACAACACCCAGTTCGGGCTGTTCAACTGGCTGCTCTCGCTGGTGGGCGTCGAGCCGGTGCAGTGGCTGTCGGACCCGGAGCTGGCCAAGTTCTCCGTCGCGCTGGTCGCCGTCTGGCGCGGCACCGGGCTCAACATCATCATCTTCCTCGCCGCGCTGCAGGGCATCCCGCGCGTCTACCACGAGGCGGCCGCGATCGACGGCGCCGGCGAGTGGCGGACGATCCGGTCGATCACCATCCCGCTGTTGCGGTTCGCGATCTTCTTCGTGACGGTGACGACGACGATCGCCTGGCTGCAGTTCTTCGACGAGCCGTTCGTGCTGACCGACGGCGGCCCGCTCGGCGCCACGACGTCGGCGTCGATCTTCCTCTATCAGGAGGGGTTCCAGCAGAACCGGTTCGGCTATGCGAGCGCGGGGTCACTGGTGCTGTTCGTCCTCATCGCCGCCGTCACCGTCGTGCAGCTGCGGCTGAGGAGGTCCGATGCGGAGAACTGA
- a CDS encoding extracellular solute-binding protein — protein sequence MKRSTALLLAAGLTAGLAACSGDDGDDNAAASDGPLTVWIMGDSGTNFEQLVAPFTDDTGIDVEVVAIPWDGVDQRLTTAVASGDGPDVLQVGLSKLRTFADAGALLPLDDALEDRPALDPGNFAEGVAGEATAVGGEIVSVPWISDTRVLFYRSDILAENGIDQPPATWDQLRDDAATLAGRGDGQYGYYVPQWDSPLPVIMTWDQGGDIVGDDGAVSFDTPEFAAAVDLYTGLYEDGSVPTNADFDQTQGFISGVTPMLISGPYLAKAISDAAPELDGAWDVTTVPEAESGTSLFAGSNLALWHDTPNEDAALDLLEFLSAPETQLSWYEINGELPTVTAALEDDALTADPQAQVYVDQLADARVLPMVPNWDGGVGADLLTALNEIVLNGADRDSALADLYTKTGSVSID from the coding sequence ATGAAACGAAGCACAGCCCTGCTCCTCGCCGCGGGACTGACGGCCGGCCTGGCCGCCTGCTCGGGCGACGACGGCGACGACAACGCGGCCGCCTCCGACGGCCCGCTCACGGTCTGGATCATGGGTGACTCCGGCACGAACTTCGAGCAGCTGGTGGCGCCGTTCACCGACGACACCGGCATCGACGTCGAGGTCGTGGCGATCCCCTGGGACGGCGTCGACCAGCGCCTGACGACGGCGGTGGCCTCCGGCGACGGTCCCGACGTGCTGCAGGTCGGCCTGTCGAAGCTGCGCACGTTCGCCGACGCGGGCGCGTTGCTGCCGCTGGACGACGCGCTCGAGGACCGGCCGGCGCTCGACCCCGGCAACTTCGCCGAGGGCGTCGCGGGCGAGGCCACCGCCGTCGGCGGCGAGATCGTCAGCGTCCCGTGGATCAGCGACACCCGGGTGCTGTTCTACCGCTCCGACATCCTGGCCGAGAACGGCATCGACCAGCCGCCGGCCACGTGGGACCAGCTGCGCGACGACGCCGCGACGCTGGCCGGCCGCGGCGACGGCCAGTACGGCTACTACGTCCCGCAGTGGGACAGCCCGCTGCCGGTCATCATGACGTGGGACCAGGGCGGCGACATCGTCGGCGACGACGGCGCGGTCAGCTTCGACACGCCGGAATTCGCCGCGGCCGTCGACCTCTACACCGGGCTGTACGAGGACGGCAGCGTGCCGACCAACGCCGACTTCGACCAGACCCAGGGCTTCATCTCCGGCGTCACCCCGATGCTGATCAGCGGGCCGTACCTGGCCAAGGCGATCTCCGACGCCGCGCCCGAGCTGGACGGCGCCTGGGACGTCACCACCGTGCCCGAGGCCGAGAGCGGGACGTCGCTGTTCGCCGGCTCGAACCTGGCGCTCTGGCACGACACCCCGAACGAGGACGCCGCGCTGGACCTGCTGGAGTTCCTCTCCGCGCCGGAGACGCAGCTGAGCTGGTACGAGATCAACGGCGAGCTGCCGACCGTGACCGCGGCGCTCGAGGACGACGCGCTCACGGCCGACCCGCAGGCCCAGGTGTACGTCGACCAGCTGGCCGACGCGCGGGTGCTGCCGATGGTGCCGAACTGGGACGGCGGCGTGGGCGCGGACCTGCTCACCGCCCTCAACGAGATCGTGCTCAACGGCGCCGACCGCGACTCGGCCCTCGCCGACCTCTACACGAAGACCGGCAGTGTCTCGATCGACTGA
- a CDS encoding GH1 family beta-glucosidase: protein MISLSTAQRARLAAEPSAADPGAFPADFRWGLATAAYQIEGATAEGGRGPSIWDTFAHTPGRVRHGDTGDVACDHYHRWRADLDLLAALGVTDYRLSVSWSRLQRTGHGDLDPEAVGFYRDVLGGLRDRGIRPLVTLYHWDLPQPLEDAGGWPARATAERFADYAGRVVGALGDLAADWVTLNEPWCSAFLGYGEGAHAPGRTDERAAVAAAHHLNLAHGLAVRRIREVRPEARAGITNLITDVVPGDDTPADRAAADRLDAAGNRVFLDPVYLGEYSPAVRAAFAGLGLDDLVRPGDLGVIATPTDFAGVNHYQRIVARHDESAGRLRVAQRPADPATTSFGWSVLPGSLTAVLTRVAKEFTALPLHVTENGASYDDYVDPNGDVADVERVAYLRGYIGAVAAALRSGVDVRGYYAWSFLDNFEWAEGYGKRFGLVFVDYRTQDRIPKLSAHWYRRLISTTRPETQESR from the coding sequence ATGATCTCTCTCAGCACTGCTCAACGGGCCCGTCTGGCGGCCGAGCCGTCGGCGGCCGACCCGGGCGCGTTCCCGGCGGACTTCCGCTGGGGGCTGGCGACGGCGGCGTACCAGATCGAGGGCGCCACCGCCGAGGGCGGCCGCGGCCCGAGCATCTGGGACACCTTCGCGCACACGCCCGGCCGGGTCCGGCACGGCGACACCGGCGACGTCGCGTGCGACCACTACCACCGCTGGCGCGCCGACCTCGACCTGCTGGCCGCCCTCGGCGTGACGGACTACCGGCTGTCGGTCTCGTGGTCGCGGCTGCAGCGCACTGGCCACGGCGACCTCGACCCGGAGGCCGTCGGGTTCTACCGCGACGTGCTCGGCGGGCTGCGCGACCGCGGCATCCGCCCGCTGGTGACGCTGTACCACTGGGACCTGCCGCAGCCGCTCGAGGACGCCGGCGGCTGGCCGGCCCGGGCGACGGCCGAGCGGTTCGCCGACTACGCCGGCCGCGTCGTCGGCGCGCTCGGCGACCTCGCGGCGGACTGGGTCACGCTCAACGAGCCGTGGTGCAGCGCCTTCCTCGGCTACGGCGAGGGCGCGCACGCGCCGGGCCGGACGGACGAGCGGGCAGCCGTCGCCGCCGCGCACCACCTCAACCTCGCGCACGGGCTCGCCGTCCGGCGCATCCGCGAGGTGCGGCCCGAGGCGCGGGCCGGCATCACCAACCTGATCACCGACGTCGTGCCCGGCGACGACACACCGGCGGACCGGGCGGCGGCGGATCGGCTCGACGCCGCCGGCAACCGGGTCTTCCTCGACCCCGTCTACCTGGGCGAGTACTCGCCCGCGGTGCGCGCGGCGTTCGCCGGCCTCGGGCTCGACGACCTCGTCCGGCCCGGCGACCTCGGCGTCATCGCGACGCCGACCGACTTCGCCGGCGTCAACCACTACCAGCGGATCGTCGCCCGGCACGACGAGTCGGCGGGCCGGTTGCGGGTCGCCCAGCGACCGGCCGACCCCGCGACGACGTCGTTCGGCTGGTCCGTCCTGCCCGGCTCCCTGACCGCCGTGCTGACCCGCGTCGCCAAGGAGTTCACCGCGCTGCCGCTGCACGTCACCGAGAACGGCGCCTCGTACGACGACTACGTCGACCCCAACGGTGACGTGGCCGACGTCGAGCGGGTCGCCTACCTGCGCGGCTACATCGGCGCGGTGGCGGCGGCGCTGCGTTCCGGCGTCGACGTGCGCGGCTACTACGCCTGGTCCTTCCTCGACAACTTCGAGTGGGCCGAGGGCTACGGCAAGCGCTTCGGCCTGGTGTTCGTCGACTACCGGACCCAGGACCGCATCCCCAAGCTGAGTGCCCACTGGTACCGGCGCCTCATCTCCACAACCCGTCCAGAGACACAGGAGTCTCGATGA
- a CDS encoding discoidin domain-containing protein — translation MRRPAHVLTIAALTTAALVPLAAAPAHADPIGPSDFFAADGAVLRTDHGTGDVVNLRGTNLGGWLTFEDWMSPLGEFALDRGGWTATASTGTPSNVLDGSLTTRWTSGAAQAGGEWVQLDLGAPTLFNRILVDAGPSAADWPASYEVLVSTNGTTWSSVAAAAGTPPPTVTSEITTTRFAPQVARYVRVAQTGARSSWWSVAELNLFSDPVLNNGGATATASSTAGFTTPGAGLDGNVTTAWTTGTNQVAGQTYTVDFGRVLEVTKVLVDSGAAYANDFPATYEISGSSDGVNWTKVASGAGTNRMVTADLWTATWMRYLRITQTGTKAGWWSISEVAVTSTGKFDRAGWTVTSSPAGTTSALTDGDPATRWTSGAAQAPGQYVQVDFGARVTLNNVVLDTQKNSSSETDYPRAYTVAVSDNGTSWSTVATGTGTFKATTVNFAATAARYLRVTQTGSSGSWWSIGELDVALNNDDYSLRLALDDRFGATTAQQIVDTHRDTWLTEADLDNIAAIGLNTVRLPIGWSELLNLDGTWKADPWDKIDWLIQEAGERGIYVLLDLHTVPGGGCPWGSCGRVGPNPNGYWGSATYQDWVVDIWEAIATRYEGNPVVAGYDLINEPLIDYGEDAADVAQKSAVYDRLYDAVRAIDPDHTIHLAAFFGWNAIADPADFGWTNVVYELHPYDMPNGQDWNAQRSVVTTQLADVANRLTDPGIPVLYGEYSFYYFDDVWAEFMAGLNALDVSWTNWTYKVRGSQSGGGGYWGFYNTNLHQVPVINSDDATSFQTRLARFGTANFTPNDRFIETVSHYAGGLGTFAPVAVSRTGWTATASATEPGGSAGAAIDGNTGTRWASGTSQVNGQWFQVDMGTPRTIGQVTIQTRDWERWDYPRGFQLQVSTNGSTWTTVASGPGFGWKRPITFDTVTARYLRVVQTGSAPEWWSIGELTAYTAAP, via the coding sequence GTGCGACGACCAGCCCATGTCCTGACCATCGCAGCACTCACCACGGCCGCTCTCGTTCCCCTCGCGGCGGCCCCGGCGCACGCTGATCCGATCGGCCCGAGCGACTTCTTCGCCGCCGACGGCGCCGTGCTGCGGACCGACCACGGCACCGGCGACGTCGTCAACCTCCGGGGCACCAACCTCGGCGGCTGGCTCACGTTCGAGGACTGGATGTCACCCCTCGGGGAGTTCGCGCTCGACCGCGGCGGCTGGACCGCCACGGCCTCCACCGGCACGCCGTCGAACGTGCTCGACGGCAGCCTCACCACCCGCTGGACCAGCGGCGCCGCGCAGGCCGGCGGCGAGTGGGTGCAGCTCGACCTCGGCGCGCCGACGCTGTTCAACCGCATCCTGGTCGACGCCGGGCCGTCGGCGGCCGACTGGCCGGCGTCGTACGAGGTGCTCGTATCGACGAACGGCACGACGTGGTCGAGCGTCGCCGCCGCCGCGGGCACGCCGCCGCCGACCGTCACGTCCGAGATCACCACCACCCGGTTCGCGCCGCAGGTCGCCCGCTACGTCCGCGTGGCCCAGACCGGCGCGAGGTCGTCGTGGTGGTCGGTCGCGGAGCTGAACCTGTTCTCCGACCCGGTCCTGAACAACGGCGGCGCGACGGCGACGGCGAGCTCGACGGCCGGCTTCACCACGCCGGGCGCGGGCCTCGACGGCAACGTCACGACTGCGTGGACGACCGGGACGAACCAGGTGGCCGGCCAGACCTACACCGTCGACTTCGGCCGCGTGCTCGAGGTGACGAAGGTGCTGGTCGACTCCGGCGCCGCGTACGCCAACGACTTCCCGGCGACGTACGAGATCTCCGGCTCCAGCGACGGCGTCAACTGGACCAAGGTGGCCAGCGGCGCCGGGACGAACCGGATGGTCACCGCCGACCTCTGGACCGCCACCTGGATGCGCTACTTACGGATCACGCAGACCGGGACGAAGGCCGGCTGGTGGTCGATCTCGGAGGTCGCCGTCACCTCGACCGGCAAGTTCGACCGGGCCGGCTGGACGGTGACCAGCTCCCCCGCGGGCACCACGTCGGCGCTCACCGACGGTGACCCGGCGACCCGCTGGACCTCCGGCGCGGCGCAGGCTCCCGGCCAGTACGTGCAGGTCGACTTCGGCGCCCGGGTCACGCTCAACAACGTCGTGCTGGACACGCAGAAGAACTCCTCGTCCGAGACCGACTACCCGCGCGCCTACACCGTCGCCGTCTCCGACAACGGCACCTCGTGGTCGACCGTCGCCACCGGCACCGGCACCTTCAAGGCCACCACCGTCAACTTCGCCGCGACCGCCGCCCGGTACCTGCGCGTCACCCAGACCGGCAGCTCGGGGTCGTGGTGGTCGATCGGCGAGCTGGACGTCGCGCTGAACAACGACGACTACTCGCTGCGGCTGGCGCTGGACGACCGGTTCGGCGCCACCACCGCCCAGCAGATCGTCGACACCCACCGCGACACCTGGCTGACCGAGGCCGACCTCGACAACATCGCCGCCATCGGCCTGAACACCGTCCGGCTGCCGATCGGGTGGAGCGAGCTGCTGAACCTGGACGGCACCTGGAAGGCCGACCCGTGGGACAAGATCGACTGGCTGATCCAGGAGGCCGGCGAGCGCGGCATCTACGTCCTGCTCGACCTGCACACCGTCCCCGGCGGCGGCTGCCCGTGGGGCAGCTGCGGGCGCGTCGGGCCGAACCCGAACGGCTACTGGGGCAGCGCGACGTACCAGGACTGGGTGGTCGACATCTGGGAGGCCATCGCCACCCGCTACGAGGGCAACCCGGTGGTCGCCGGCTACGACCTCATCAACGAGCCGCTGATCGACTACGGCGAGGACGCCGCCGACGTCGCGCAGAAGAGCGCCGTCTACGACCGCCTCTACGACGCCGTGCGCGCCATCGACCCCGACCACACCATCCACCTCGCCGCGTTCTTCGGCTGGAACGCGATCGCCGACCCGGCCGACTTCGGCTGGACCAACGTCGTCTACGAGCTGCACCCGTACGACATGCCCAATGGCCAGGACTGGAACGCGCAGCGCTCGGTCGTCACCACACAGCTCGCCGACGTCGCGAACCGGCTGACCGACCCGGGGATCCCGGTGCTGTACGGCGAGTACTCGTTCTACTACTTCGACGACGTGTGGGCGGAGTTCATGGCCGGGCTCAACGCTCTGGACGTCTCGTGGACGAACTGGACGTACAAGGTGCGCGGCTCGCAGTCCGGGGGCGGCGGGTACTGGGGCTTCTACAACACCAACCTCCACCAGGTCCCGGTCATCAACAGCGACGACGCGACGTCGTTCCAGACCCGGCTGGCCCGGTTCGGCACGGCGAACTTCACGCCGAACGACCGGTTCATCGAGACGGTGTCGCACTACGCCGGCGGCCTCGGCACCTTCGCGCCGGTGGCGGTGAGCCGCACCGGCTGGACGGCGACCGCGTCGGCCACCGAGCCCGGCGGGTCGGCCGGCGCCGCCATCGACGGCAACACCGGCACCCGCTGGGCGTCCGGCACGTCGCAGGTGAACGGCCAGTGGTTCCAGGTCGACATGGGCACGCCGCGGACTATCGGGCAGGTGACCATCCAGACCCGGGACTGGGAGCGCTGGGACTACCCGCGCGGCTTCCAGCTGCAGGTGTCCACGAACGGCTCGACATGGACGACGGTGGCCTCCGGGCCGGGCTTCGGCTGGAAGCGGCCGATCACCTTCGACACCGTCACCGCCCGGTACCTCCGCGTCGTCCAGACCGGTTCGGCGCCCGAGTGGTGGTCCATCGGCGAGCTGACCGCCTACACGGCGGCCCCGTAG